GGCGGGCGCCGCGCCGGCCTTGAGGTCCTGGAACAGCGCGCTGCGCCGGGTGTCGATGTCGAACTGCTCGCGCAGCGCGTCGAGCGCGCGGGTGCGCGAGGTCTCGTCGAGCGGAACTTCGCGGCCGGGCATCAGCTGCAGCGCCGAGACCCGGTCCAGCGAACGCTGGCTCTCCGGATCGAACACCCGGATGGTGTCGATCTCGTCGTCGAGGAGCTCGATGCGGAAGGGCGCGGCCTCGCCCATGGGATAGACGTCGAGCAGGGCGCCGCGCACGGCGAAATCACCCGGGTCGTACACCTGCGGCACGTTGCGGTAGCCGGCGGCCTGCAGGCGGCGCTTCTCGGCGTCGAGGTCCAGGCGCTGTCCGACGCGCAGGTCGAAGCTGTTGCCGACCACGTAGGACAGGGGCGGCAGGCGCTGCATCAGCGTCTGCACCGGCACCACCAGGATCCCGCGGGTCATCGTCGGCAGGCGGCGCAGCGTGGCCAGGCGCTGGGAGACGATCTCCGGATGGGGACTGAAGCGGTCGTAGGGCAGGGTCTCCCAGTCCGGGAACGCCAGCACCGGCAGGCCGCGCTCGTCGCCGACCAGGGTGTGCAGGTCGGCTTCGAGCTGGGTGGCGGCGTGGTTGTCGCGGGCGACGGCCAGCAGCACGCCGTCATGGGCACGCGCGGCCGCGGCCACGAACCAGGCCAGTGCCGAGCGCGAGGCCGGGGCGCGCCACCAGGCGCGCGGGCGTCCGGGGCCGGGAAGCGGGGGAATGGAGGCCGGGGCGGAAGAGGGGCGAAGCGGGGTCTGGTCGGTCATCGGCACGCAAATAGGGGCAGCGCAGGATGCGTTCGACGCAGCCTGCGCGGGACCGCACAGTCTAACGGGCGGGGCGGTGAAGCCGGCCTAGGGCGAGGCGGAGGGGCCTTCGTCGCCGATGCCGGCCGACGGGGTGGCCTGCCCGAGCGGCAGGCGGATGCGCACGAAGCCGGGATCCGCGCCTTCGTCGCTCTGGCTGAAGCCCATCGACTGCGCCAGGTCGAGCAGGGGTCCATTCGCCTCGGGCACGTCGCCGGTCAGCGCATCCAGGCGCTTGCCGCGCGCCCAGCGCGCCAGGCGGCGCATCAGGTGCCGGCCCAGGCCCATGCCCTCGACGTTGCGGCCGACCAGGATGGTGAAGGTGGCTTCGCGCGTTCCGGACAGGATGGCCGCACGCGCGAGACCCAGGATCATCGCGTCACCCGGCGCCAGCTGCTGCTCGGTGACGACGAGGGTGAACTCGCTGCGGGTATCGGGCTGGGACAGCTGGCGCGAGCGTTCGACGCCGATCTCCGGGGCCCCGGACAGCAGGTGCCCGCGGATGTCGCCCGGCTCGAGCAGTTCGAAGCTGGCGCGCAGGACGGGGGCGTCCTCGGGGCGGATGGGGCGGATCAGCACATCGTGGCCGTTGCGGAGACGGAGCTCCTCGTGCCACGGCGGAAGGCGGTTTCTGGCGACCATGTGGGCGATGCTGGCACGACGCGGGTGAAGCCCGCCTCCACACCCGGCGTCACGCTCAGGCCGGTTTGCGCAGCCAGTGCACGCGCGCATCGCCGCCGCGCTCGCCCAGTGCGCGGGCCAGCGACTTCAGCGCCGGCGCCAGCGCCACGTCGAGCTGCCAGGGCGGATTGACGATGAGCATGCCGCTGCCGTTCATGCGCAGCGGCGAGTCGTCGGGTCGCACCATGAGCTCGGCGAGCAGCACCGACTTGCCCGGCAGGTCCGCCGCGCGCCGCTGGAACGGCATCAGCGTGCGCCGCAGCTTGATCGGGTACCAGAGCGCGAACACCCCCTGCGGGAAGCGGCGCAATCCTTCGCGGATCGCACCCAGGGCATCGTCGAATTCCGCCAGCTGGGTTTCATAGGGGGGATCGATCAGCACCAGTCCACGGCCGATCCGCGTCTCGCCGTCGCGCGGCGGCAGGGTGGCGCGCACGGCGGCGTAGCCGTCGCCCTCGTGCACGCGCACGCGGCGGTCGCCGGCGAGGTGGCTGGCCAGGGCCTTCGCTTCTTCCGGCTGGGTCTCGCAGCAGACGATGCGGTCGGCCTCGCGCAGCGCATGCGCCAGCAGCCATGGCGAGCCCGGGTAGGCGTCGGCGCCATGCGCCTTGCGGCAGGCGGCGACCGCGTCCAGGTAGCGGCGCAGCAGCGGATCGCGCGGCGTCTCGGCGATCAGCCGGGCGATCCCGTCGTCGGCCTCGCCGGTCGCCTGCGCGCTGGCACCCGACAGCCGGTAGAGCCCGCGGCCGGCATGGGTGTCGAGCGCGAACAGCGGTGCGGGCTTGGCCACCAGCGCATCGCACAGGGCGAGCACGACGACGTGCTTGAGGACGTCGGCGTGGTTGCCGGCATGGAACGCGTGGCGGTAGTTCATCGCTGCAGGATACCGGGCCGCTGGCCGCCGCGGCGCCCGGTATGCTGCGCGCCATGTCCGTCGACGCCGCGCCCGCGCCATCCACCGTGCTCCTGGTCGAGGACGATCCGGCGATCGCCGACACCGTGGCCTACGCGCTGCGCGCCGAGGGCTTCACCGTCGAGCACCGGATGCTCGGCCGCGGCGTGGCCGAGCGCGTGCGTGCAGGCGGCATCGACCTGGTGCTGCTCGACGTCAGCCTGCCGGATATCGGCGGCTTCGAGGTCTGCCGCCAGCTGCGTGCCTTCAGCGCGCTGCCGCTGGTGTTCCTGACCGCGCGCAGCGACGAGGTGGACCGCGTGCTGGGCCTGGAGCTGGGCGCCGACGACTACGTGGCCAAGCCGTTCTCCCCGCGCGAGCTGGTGGCGCGGGTCCGCGCACGGCTGCGCCGGCACCACGCCGCGGGTGCCGGTGGGCCGCAGCGCGCGGGGCGCTTCGAGCACGATCCCGAGGCGCGCCGGATCCGCTTCGACGGCCATGCCCTCGACCTCACCCGGCACGAGTACGCGCTGCTGGCCGAACTGCTGCGCCGCCCCGGCGCGATCCTGGCCCGCGCGCAGCTGCTCGACCGCGCCTGGCCCGACGCGCCCGAAAGCGGCGAGCGGACCGTCGACACCCACGTCAAGACGCTGCGCGCCAAGCTGCGCGAGCGCGACGCCGGCGCCGACCCGATCCGCACCCACCGCGGCATCGGCTATTCGATCGACGCGGGCTGAGCATGCGCATCGGCCTGCGCATCCTGCTCGGCTACTTCGTGATCGTGGCGCTGGCCGCGCTGCTGCTGGGCCAGGTGTTCCTGCGCGAGGTCAAGCCGGGGGTGCGCCAGGCGATGGAGGACACGCTGGTGGATACCGCCAACGTGCTGGCCGAGCTGGCCACCGACGACTTCCTCGCGGGCCGGATCAACGAGGGCGCCTTCGCCAGCCGCGTGCGCGCGCTGGCCGGACGCGACATCGGTGCCGGCATCTGGGGCTTCGAGAAGCGCGAGTCGAGCTACCGCATCACCATCGCCGACGCGCGCGGCATCGTGGTCTTCGACTCCGCCGGACGCGAACTGGGCGCCGACCATTCGCGCTGGAACGACGTCCACCTGACCCTGCGCGGACGCTACGGCGCGCGTTCCACGCGCAGCGACCCGGACGACGACGCCAGCTCGGTCATGCACGTGGCGGCGCCGATCCGCGACGGCGCACGCATCGTCGGCGCGCTGACCGTGTCCAAGCCCAACCGCGCGATGGCGCCGTTCATCGCGCGCAGCGAGGGCGTGATCCTGCGCTGGGGCCTGGTGCTGCTCGGCACCGCGCTGCTGGTGGGGCTGTCGGCCGCGTGGTGGCTGTCGCGCCAGCTCGGCGCGCTGCGCCGCTACGCCGACGCGGTGACCGCCGGCGAACGCGCGTCGCCGCCCGACGCCGCCGGCGAGTTCGGCGACCTGGGCCGGGCACTGGAAACCATGCGCGAACGCCTCGAGGATCGGCGCTACGTCGAACGCTACGTGCACACGCTGACCCATGAGCTGAAGTCGCCGCTGGCGGCGATCCGCGGCTCGGCCGAGCTGCTCGAATCGCCGCTGCCCGAGGCCGACCGCCGACGTTTCGCCAGCCACATCGGCACGCAGAGCGAACGCATGGCGGGGATGATCGACAAGCTGCTGGCGCTGGCGGCGGTCGAGCACCGCCAGCGGCTGGAGCACGCCGCGCCGGTGGATCTCGCCGCGGTGGCGCGCGAGGTCGCGGACGCGGTGATGCCGCGACTGCGCGCCGCGGGCGTCGACCTGGCGCTGGACGCGGACGAACCGCTGCCCAGCCCTGATGGTGACGCCTTCCTGCTGCGCCAGGCGCTGGAGAACCTGGTGGACAACGCGATCGCCTTCTCGCCGCGCGGCGGCACCGTCGCGGTGGCGCTGCGGGTCGACGCCGCGGGCGTGCGCATCGAGGTGGCCGACGACGGCCCCGGGGTCCCGGACTTCGCGCTCGAGCAGGTCTTCGCCCGCTTCTACTCGCTGCCGCGCCCGGGCGAGGGCGGCCGCAGCAGCGGCATCGGCCTGACCTTCGTCGCCGAGGTGGCCCAGCTGCACGGGGGCCACGCGGCGCTGCACAACCGCGCGGGCGGTGGCGCGCTCGCCTCGCTGGTGCTGCCCGTCGGCTGATCGCGGCGCTTCACCCCCGCCTCACCGTCGCGCCGCGCTGCGCACATCCCGCAGCGGCAGCCTGTGCCCGGTTTCCAACGGGAGTGGGACATGCGCTTGTGGGTGAAGATCCTGATGGTGGCGGCGATGACGGTTGCGATCCTGGTGCCGCTGTCGATGGTGCGCGGCGTGGTCCAGGAGCGGCAGGCGCGGCGCGCGGAGGCGGTGACCGGCATCGCGGCCAGCCACGGCGGCCGCCAGGTGCTGTCCGGTCCGGTGCTGGTGGTCCCCTACAGCGAGGAGGTGCGCGAGCAGGTCGCCGATCCGGCCGGGGTCATGCGCACGACGCTGCGCCGGCGCACGCGGCACTGGACCTTCTTCCCGGAAGCCCTGGTCGTGGACGGTGCGCTGGCGCCGGAGGTCCGCCGGCGCGGGCTGCACGAGGTCCGGGTGTACCAGTGGCAGGGCACGCTGCAGGCACGCTTCGACGCCAGCATCCCCGACGACGCGCCCGAGGGCAGCGACCGCCGCATCGGCGAGCCCTGGCTGGCCTTCGGGATCGCCGACGTGCGTGGCCTGCGCGACCTGCCGCGGCTGCAGGTCGACGGGCGCCCGCTCGCCCTGGTCGAGGGCATCGGCCACGAGGACGGGCCCGGCGTGCATGCGCGGCTGGACACGCCGGTGCCCGGTGCGCGCCTCGCCTTCGGCAGCCGGCTCGAGCTCGAGGTGCGCGGCACCGAATCGTTCGCGATGCTGCCGCTGGCGCGCGACAACGACCTGCGGCTGCGCTCGAGCTGGCGGCACCCGCGCTTCGAGGGACTGTCGCCGGTGCACGACATCGGCCAGGCGGGCTTCGAGGCGCGCTGGAAGCTGGCCTCGCTCGCCACCGAAGCCCAGGCCCGCTACCGCCGCCATGCGTCGCTGGCGCACACCGCCGGCACCGGCGATCCGGACGCCGCCGGCGTGACCCTGGTCGATCCGGTGAACGCCTACCTGCAGGCGGAGCGCGCCACCA
The sequence above is a segment of the Luteimonas sp. MC1750 genome. Coding sequences within it:
- a CDS encoding GNAT family N-acetyltransferase encodes the protein MVARNRLPPWHEELRLRNGHDVLIRPIRPEDAPVLRASFELLEPGDIRGHLLSGAPEIGVERSRQLSQPDTRSEFTLVVTEQQLAPGDAMILGLARAAILSGTREATFTILVGRNVEGMGLGRHLMRRLARWARGKRLDALTGDVPEANGPLLDLAQSMGFSQSDEGADPGFVRIRLPLGQATPSAGIGDEGPSASP
- the rlmJ gene encoding 23S rRNA (adenine(2030)-N(6))-methyltransferase RlmJ; this translates as MNYRHAFHAGNHADVLKHVVVLALCDALVAKPAPLFALDTHAGRGLYRLSGASAQATGEADDGIARLIAETPRDPLLRRYLDAVAACRKAHGADAYPGSPWLLAHALREADRIVCCETQPEEAKALASHLAGDRRVRVHEGDGYAAVRATLPPRDGETRIGRGLVLIDPPYETQLAEFDDALGAIREGLRRFPQGVFALWYPIKLRRTLMPFQRRAADLPGKSVLLAELMVRPDDSPLRMNGSGMLIVNPPWQLDVALAPALKSLARALGERGGDARVHWLRKPA
- the creB gene encoding two-component system response regulator CreB, translating into MLRAMSVDAAPAPSTVLLVEDDPAIADTVAYALRAEGFTVEHRMLGRGVAERVRAGGIDLVLLDVSLPDIGGFEVCRQLRAFSALPLVFLTARSDEVDRVLGLELGADDYVAKPFSPRELVARVRARLRRHHAAGAGGPQRAGRFEHDPEARRIRFDGHALDLTRHEYALLAELLRRPGAILARAQLLDRAWPDAPESGERTVDTHVKTLRAKLRERDAGADPIRTHRGIGYSIDAG
- the creC gene encoding two-component system sensor histidine kinase CreC; amino-acid sequence: MRIGLRILLGYFVIVALAALLLGQVFLREVKPGVRQAMEDTLVDTANVLAELATDDFLAGRINEGAFASRVRALAGRDIGAGIWGFEKRESSYRITIADARGIVVFDSAGRELGADHSRWNDVHLTLRGRYGARSTRSDPDDDASSVMHVAAPIRDGARIVGALTVSKPNRAMAPFIARSEGVILRWGLVLLGTALLVGLSAAWWLSRQLGALRRYADAVTAGERASPPDAAGEFGDLGRALETMRERLEDRRYVERYVHTLTHELKSPLAAIRGSAELLESPLPEADRRRFASHIGTQSERMAGMIDKLLALAAVEHRQRLEHAAPVDLAAVAREVADAVMPRLRAAGVDLALDADEPLPSPDGDAFLLRQALENLVDNAIAFSPRGGTVAVALRVDAAGVRIEVADDGPGVPDFALEQVFARFYSLPRPGEGGRSSGIGLTFVAEVAQLHGGHAALHNRAGGGALASLVLPVG
- the creD gene encoding cell envelope integrity protein CreD, which codes for MRLWVKILMVAAMTVAILVPLSMVRGVVQERQARRAEAVTGIAASHGGRQVLSGPVLVVPYSEEVREQVADPAGVMRTTLRRRTRHWTFFPEALVVDGALAPEVRRRGLHEVRVYQWQGTLQARFDASIPDDAPEGSDRRIGEPWLAFGIADVRGLRDLPRLQVDGRPLALVEGIGHEDGPGVHARLDTPVPGARLAFGSRLELEVRGTESFAMLPLARDNDLRLRSSWRHPRFEGLSPVHDIGQAGFEARWKLASLATEAQARYRRHASLAHTAGTGDPDAAGVTLVDPVNAYLQAERATKYGLLFVLLTFIAFFMFELIRQQPIHPIQYALVGLAIAVFFLLLVSLGEHIAFGLAYLAAAVACIGLIGFYLSAVLGGAARGAGFAAMLATLYAALYGLLVSEDNALVLGAGLLFVVLAAIMVVTRRIDWYRVGAGMPATAR